The Mycobacterium paragordonae genome includes a region encoding these proteins:
- a CDS encoding FAD-dependent oxidoreductase, whose product MTTHEVDVVVVGAGPTGLTAAGDLARAGRSVTVLERWPSVNPASRAFATMARTLEILDARGLAGGLLADAYRAPGVTIFGGARIDLTHLESPYRFVMVTPQTKVDAAVRSYAVSQGADIRRGVEVTGLDQDADGVTVTTDGNERWRARYVVGADGAHSTVRTLVGADFPGKTILSSIVLADVKLSRAPADEGLRVGSTRNTFAFLAPYSRRDAEGSWYRAMVWDRNHQVPDTESVTDDEIVSILAHAMNVDLGVLEVAWKSRFHCDERQVGRYRHGRVFLAGDAAHVHSPMGGQGMNTGIQDAVNLAWKIDAVLGGADDAVLDTYHDERHPIAKRVLFQSGLLARGVTLHPRPARALRNFLAPRLLRVPRLRDAVAGSFAGTTLRYRHRHGESPLVGTRATQILLTRGSVTELLGSPGFVLIRERSAALIDTGELAQAQRADSGPAVLVRPDGYIAWAGSAADRTAWQAVLARWTGSLRAAGGELQVGGAATADST is encoded by the coding sequence ATGACCACGCATGAGGTTGACGTCGTAGTCGTCGGCGCCGGTCCGACCGGACTGACCGCCGCGGGCGACCTGGCCCGGGCCGGGCGCTCGGTGACTGTGCTGGAACGCTGGCCGTCGGTCAACCCGGCCAGCCGGGCGTTCGCCACCATGGCCCGCACGCTCGAGATCCTGGACGCCCGGGGACTGGCCGGAGGCCTGCTCGCCGACGCGTACCGGGCGCCGGGCGTCACCATTTTCGGCGGCGCGCGAATCGACCTCACCCACCTCGAGTCGCCGTACCGGTTCGTGATGGTCACACCACAGACCAAAGTCGATGCGGCCGTGCGCAGTTACGCGGTGTCACAGGGCGCCGACATCCGGCGCGGCGTCGAGGTCACCGGGCTCGATCAGGATGCCGACGGGGTGACCGTGACCACCGACGGCAACGAGCGTTGGCGGGCACGGTATGTGGTCGGCGCCGACGGCGCGCACAGCACCGTCCGCACGCTGGTGGGTGCCGACTTCCCCGGCAAGACGATTTTGTCGTCCATCGTGCTGGCCGACGTCAAGCTCTCGCGTGCACCCGCGGATGAGGGATTGAGGGTGGGCAGCACGCGAAACACGTTCGCGTTCCTGGCTCCTTACAGTCGCCGCGATGCCGAGGGCTCGTGGTACCGCGCCATGGTGTGGGATCGTAACCACCAGGTGCCTGACACCGAGTCGGTGACCGACGACGAGATCGTCAGCATTCTGGCTCACGCGATGAATGTCGATCTCGGGGTGCTCGAAGTGGCGTGGAAGTCCCGGTTCCATTGTGATGAAAGGCAAGTCGGACGCTACCGGCACGGTCGGGTGTTCCTCGCCGGTGATGCCGCCCACGTGCACTCACCGATGGGCGGGCAGGGGATGAACACCGGCATTCAGGACGCGGTGAACCTGGCCTGGAAGATCGACGCCGTGCTGGGCGGCGCCGACGACGCCGTGCTGGACACCTATCACGACGAGCGCCATCCCATTGCGAAGCGGGTGCTGTTTCAGTCCGGCCTGCTGGCCCGCGGCGTGACGCTGCATCCGCGCCCGGCGCGCGCGCTGCGAAACTTCCTGGCGCCGAGGCTGCTTCGTGTCCCACGGCTGCGCGACGCGGTGGCCGGCAGCTTCGCGGGGACCACGCTGCGGTATCGCCACCGCCACGGCGAGAGCCCGCTGGTGGGCACCCGCGCGACGCAGATCCTACTAACGCGGGGCAGCGTGACCGAGCTCCTGGGTTCGCCCGGTTTCGTGTTGATCCGCGAGCGTTCAGCCGCGCTCATCGACACTGGCGAGTTGGCCCAGGCTCAGCGGGCCGACAGTGGCCCGGCGGTACTCGTGCGGCCCGACGGCTACATCGCCTGGGCGGGGTCCGCGGCCGACCGGACCGCGTGGCAGGCCGTGCTGGCCCGCTGGACGGGTTCACTCCGCGCTGCGGGCGGAGAATTGCAAGTGGGCGGCGCCGCCACCGCAGACTCAACTTGA